In one window of Ovis aries strain OAR_USU_Benz2616 breed Rambouillet chromosome 5, ARS-UI_Ramb_v3.0, whole genome shotgun sequence DNA:
- the LOC101106166 gene encoding LOW QUALITY PROTEIN: large ribosomal subunit protein uL1 (The sequence of the model RefSeq protein was modified relative to this genomic sequence to represent the inferred CDS: inserted 1 base in 1 codon; deleted 1 base in 1 codon): MSSKVSRDTLYEAVREVLHGNQRKRRKFLETVELQISLNYDPQKDKRFSGTVRLKSTPHPKFSVCVLGDQQHCDEAKAXDIPHMDIEALKKLNKNKKLVKKLAKKYDAFLASESLIKQIPRILGPGLNKAGKFPSLLTHNENMVAKVDEVKSTIKFQMKKVLCLAVAVGHVKMTDDELVYNIHLAVNFLVSLLKKNWQNVRALYIKSTMGKPQRLY; this comes from the exons ATGAGCAGCAAAGTCTCCCGC GACACCCTCTACGAGGCGGTGCGGGAAGTCCTGCACGGGAACCAGCGCAAGCGCAGAAAGTTTTTGGAGACGGTGGAGCTTCAGATCAGCCTGAACTATGACCCTCAGAAGGACAAACGTTTCTCGGGCACCGTCAGGCTTAagtccactccccaccccaagtTCTCCGTGTGTGTCTTGGGGGACCAGCAGCATTGTGATGAGGCCAAGG ATGATATCCCCCACATGGACATCGAGGCACTGAAAAAACTCAACAAGAATAAGAAACTGGTCAAGAAGCTGGCCAAGAAATATGATGCCTTTTTGGCTTCAGAGTCTCTGATCAAGCAGATCCCCCGAATCCTGGGCCCAGGCCTGAACAAGGCTGGCAAGTTCCCTTCCTTGCTGACCCACAATGAGAACATGGTGGCCAAAGTTGACGAAGTGAAGTCCACGATCAAGTTCCAGATGAAGAAGGTGCTGTGTCTGGCAGTGGCTGTTGGCCACGTgaagatgacagatgatgagctTGTGTACAACATCCACTTAGCTGTCAACTTCCTGGTATCATTGCTCAAGAAAAATTGGCAGAACGTCAGGGCCTTGTACATTAAGAGCACCATGGGCAAGCCCCAGCGTCTGTACTAA